The Desulfonatronum thiodismutans genome includes the window ACTGCAGGAGGGCGACCGGGTCGGTCTCTTTCCGGCGGTTGGAGGTGGTTGAGCCCATGCCCGCATCCCTTGCCCAGCGCTATGTCCGAAACTTCTCCACCCTTTCCGAGGCGGATCAGCAACGTCTGCACGCGGCCAAAATCTGCCAGCTTGGTCTCGGCGGCCTGGGAGGAACCCTGCTGGAGATGCTGGTCCGGATGGGCTTCGGCCATAAAGGCCGGGGATGGATCCGGGCCGCGGACGGGGACGTGTTCGAGGCCAGCAACCTCAACCGCCAGTTGTTCTGCCTGGAGTCGACCATCGGACGGCCCAAGGCCGAAGCGGCCTTGGAGCGAATCCAGGCCGTGAACTCGGAAGTGGACCTCAGCACCCGGCAGGCCCTCATCACCCTCAAGGACATGCCCGACTTCATCCAGGGCGCGGACTTCATTCTGGACGCCTTGGGGGACCTGCCCACCAAGCTGGCCCTGCGCAAGGCCGCGGCTGAGGCCGGCCTGCCCGTGATCAGCGCGGCGGTGGCCGGCTGGACCGGCTTCATCACCACCCAGCTTCCGGGAGATCCGGACCCGGGCATTTTCCAGGGCGTGCTGGGCCAAAGCGACCAAACCGAAGGCGCGGAAGTTCCCCTGGGCACCCTGGCCCCCTGCGTCTGGCTGATCGCCTCCCTGCAATGCCGGGAAGCCGTGGCCCTGGCCTGCGGTCATCGCCCTCTGTTTCACGGCTGCCTGCACATCGTCGATCTGACCGACGCCACGTGGGAGCGGATCACGTTTCCTTGAACAATCAGACCAACTCCAGGAGTCGCCATGCATCCATCCAACGGACGTCGTCGCGTGATCATCGAGCAGGTCCGTCCGGAGATTGAAGACGGACAATTTGCCGCCAAAAGAGTCAGCGGCGAAGAGTTCACGGTCCGGGCCGACATCTTCACCGACGGCCACGACCAGATCCAGGCCCGCCTTCTGTTCCGGTCCCGCGGCTCGGATCAGGCGGAACTGGCCGACCAATGGACCATCCACCCCATGCGGCCCCGGCCCAACGACCTCTGGGAGGCCCGGGTCGTTCCGGAGCGCACGGGAGAATACGAATACACCCTGGAAGCCTGGATTGACCACTACGGCACCCTGTTGCACGGCATGCACAGAAAACTGGATGCGGGTCAGGAGATATCCGTGGACCTGCTCTCCGCGGCCCTCCTCCTGCGCACCGAGGCGGCCCGAGCCAAGGAGACGAACCACCCCGACCAGGAAGCCCTGCTCCTGCGAACCGCCGCTGAACTGGAACAGATTTCCGATCCCTTGGAGGCCCTGAACGTCCTGGACCGGGAGGCCGTGCTCCAAGCCGTCCACGCCTGTCCGGACCAGGAGTTGGTCACCCGCTATCCGCGGATTCTCACTCTGCACGTGGAACGGGAGCGGGCCTTGTACAGCACCTGGTACGAACTCTTCCCCCGCTCCTGCTCTCCGCGGCCGGGAAGCCACGGAACCCTGCGCGACGTGATCCGTCTGCTGCCCGAGATTTCCCGGATGGGCTTCGACGTGCTCTATTTTCCGCCGATTCATCCCATCGGCCGGGCCAACCGCAAGGGCAAGAACAACGCGGTGGCGGCCAAGCCCGGCGAACCCGGCTCCCCCTGGGCCATCGGCGCCGAGGAAGGCGGGCACACGGCCCTGCACCCGGAACTGGGCTCCTGGGACGACTTCGCGGAACTCACGGCCCAGGCCCGGGCCCACGGTCTGGAAATCGCCCTGGACCTGGCCTTTCAGTGCGCCCCGGACCATCCGTATGTCCGGGAGCATCCGGACTGGTTCCTGTGGCGGCCCGACGGCACGGTGCAGTACGCGGAGAACCCTCCCAAGAAGTACCAGGACGTGCTGCCCTTTCACTTCGAATCAACGGACTGGGAGGCCCTGTGGCGGGAACTGGCGGACGTGGTCCGGTTCTGGATCGCCAAGGGGGTCCTGATCTTCAGGGTGGACAACCCGCATACCAAGCCCTTCGCCTTCTGGCACTGGCTGATCACGACCATCCGCGCCGACCATCCGGACGTAATCTTCCTGGCCGAGGCCTTCACCCGGCCAAAGATCATGGCCAGACTGGGCAAGCTGGGCTTTTCCCAGTCCTACACCTACTTCACCTGGCGCAACACCAAGGCCGAACTGACCGAATACATGACCGAACTGACCCGCACCGAACTGCGGGACTGCTTCCGCCCCAATTTCTGGCCCAACACTCCGGACATTCTTCCGGAATACCTCCAGTACGGCGGACGACCGGCCTTCATGATCCGCCTGATCCTGGCCGCGACCCTCTCCAGCAGCTACGGAATCTACGGCCCGGCCTTCGAGCTGTGCGTGGCCGAGGCCCTGCCCGGCAGGGAGGAGTACCTGGATTCGGAAAAATTCGAGTGCCGCCGCTGGAACTGGGACCAGCCGGGCAACCTGAAGGAACTGATCGCCCGGGTCAACCGGATCCGCCGCGACCACCCGGCCCTGCGCCACATGGACAATCTGCGCTTCGTCCCGGTGAACAACGAAAACATCATCTGCTACCTCAAATCCACGGCCGACGAAACGGACACCCTGCTCATCGCGGTGGTCCTGGACCCGTTCCAACCCCAGACCGGCCAATTGGACCTGCCCCTGGAAGAGCTGGGCCTGACCGAAGGCCGTCCCTTCCTGCTCCAGGACGAACTCAGCGGCGAACGCTTCATCTGGCATAACCGGTACCCCACCCTGGAACTCAACCCGCACACCCTCCCGGCCCGCATCCTGACCCTGAAACGCACCATGAAACGCGAACACGACTTCGATTATTTTCTCTGATCCTCTCCCGCGCACCTCCCAAAAAAGCCGGGGCGCTTCGATNNATCGAAGCGCCCCGGCTTTTTCCATGCTCTGTCCAACGGCTCAGCACATCCGCGTTTCAAGCCTGAATGGGTCCGGGATGTCGCGATTTTTGGGGCATCGCCTGTTTGACTGAGCCAGGGATCGTTCATCGAACCATTGCCGAACGCCTGAAGCTCGAAACCTTGTTTATTCAGGCAATGGTTCGATGCTACGAGACCGGCGAAGGAGTTGCGAGGCCCCAAAAATCGCGACATCCCGGACCGCTGGTACCCAGGGGCACGGCGCGCCGCGCCCCTGCGCATTACGGACGAAAATTAAGCGTCCCCCAAACTGACCACCTCCATGATCTCCTGATAATCGTCGAACCAGTAGGCTTCGGGGTTCTTTTTGCAGATGACCACTTCCGCGCTCTGTTCCGGAGTCGCGGCCCGGTGGTACCGAAAGACCATGTGGTCCGTGGTGGAGGCCAGAACTTCGATCTTGCCCGTGGCGTGGGACATGGTCAGCCTGGCCCGCTTGGCCAGCCCCGAGCACATGCTTTTGGCCCCCAGGAAGATGTTGTGCGCCTGTTCCACGGGCACGGCAAAGGGCAGGTTGCCCACCGTGGGTCGACACAGGAACACGTAGTAGGGCGGCACGCCGATGAAGGACAGCTTGTTGAACAGCTCGCCCAACACCTCGGGCGTGTCGTTCACCCCGCGCAGCATGGGGGTCTGGTTGCAGAGCACGGCTCCGGCCTTCAGCAGCATGTCGCAGGCGGCGATGCTTTGCTCGGTGATCTCCCGGGGATGATTGAAATGGAGCATGAAGTACATCCTCCGATCCGGCAGGCTGTACCGCTCCACGAGCCGGATCAGTTCCGGATCATGGAGCACCCGATACGGATTGTAGGCCATCAGCTTGGTACCCACGCGGATGATCCGGACGTGGTCGATCCCGCGCAGTCCGGAGACAATCCGTTCCAGCCGCGCCGTGGGCAGCATCAGGCCGTCCCCGCCGGTAATCAGGACATTGTTGATTTCCGGACGGCCGCGCACGTAGTCCAGGGCCGCGTCCACGTCCGTCAGGAATTCGCGCTGCTCCGGATGGATGAACAGCCGTTTGCGGAAACAGAACCGGCAGTATCCGCCGCAGGCGTCGCTGGCCAGAAACACCGCCGTGCTCTCGTACTTGTGCTGCACGCCCTGCATCACGGAGTACTTGCTCTCGTTGGACGGGTCCAAGTGTCCCCATTCCTCCATTTCCTCAACGCAGGGCACGATGACCTTGCGGATCGGGTCATCCGGGTCGGACCAGTCGATGAGGGAAAGATAATATTCGTTGGACAGGAAATCGAACCTGTCCATGACCGGATGCAGGCGTTCCCGTTCTTCCGGGGACAGTCCGGACAACTCGGCGATGTCGGTGACGTTCTTGGGCTGGGTCATATGCAGGCCTCCTGGGCTGGAAGGTGAAAATAAGCCTCCTGCTCGGTGCAGTCTGCGGCAACTATTCCTTGTTTAACCGATTCAAACGGAATGTCAAAACACTCGAAGCACGGCGAAGGACGGCACATTCGTATCATTTTTTTTAACAAGTAGCATATTCAGCGCCCTTGACACAAACATTTCAGAATTGGTAGGCACCTCTTTCATTGAGGTTTTGTTTCACGATCCCAAAAGGACCCCGCGTATGCACATCCCCGACGGAATCCTGCCCCTGCCCGTCACCCTCGGCGGTTACGCCGCGTCCATGACCATCTGCTGGCTGTGCATCCGGGCCATCAACAAACGCGAGAATCCCCGGGCCGACATTCCCAAGGCCGCCCTGCTCACGGCCGCGTTTTTCACGGCCTCCCTGATCCATATCCCCATCCCCCCGGCCAGCGTCCATCTGGTGCTCAACGGGCTGCTGGGCGCGCTGCTGGGGGTGTTCGCCTTTCCGGCCATCCTGATCGGATTGTTCCTCCAGGCCGTGATGTTCGGGCACGGCGGGTTGACCACCCTGGGGGTCAACGGCGTGATCCTCGGCCTGCCGGCCCTGGCCGCGGCGGGCGTGTTTCATTGCCGCTCGCGCGGCGTCGCCGACCCGCCGTCTCCCAGACGGACCACCGTGTTCGGCTTTTTGGCGGGCTTTACGGGCATCGCGTTCTCCGTGCCGCTGTTCGCCCTGATCCTGCTCACCAGCCTCCCGGCCCATCTCAGCGCCGCGGCCGAACGCTCGGCCATTCTGGCCCTGGGCCTGGCCCACGTTCCCCTGGCCGTCCTGGAAGGCCTGCTCACCGGCCTCCTGGCCGGGTTCCTGCTGCGGGTCCACCCGGTGATTCTGGACGGCGTATGATCGCTCCCTCCATCTCCGTCTCGCCGGATTCCCCCTTCGTGCATCGCTGGGATCCCCGACTGAAGCTGATCGGCCTGCTCCTGCTGGCCTTCACCTTTTCCTTCGTCTCCAATCTCCGCGTCCTGCCGGTGATGATCGCCCTGACCCTGACCGTGGTCGCCGTGTCCCGCTATCCCCTCGACCTCTTGCTCCGGCGGCTCCGCTACCCTTCGCTGGTCATTCTGTGTCTGATCATCCTGCTCCCGCTCATCAGCGGATTCACCCCCCTCGTGGAATGGGGCGGCCTGACCGTCACCAGGGAAGGGCTCCAGGCCGCGTTGCTCGTGGCCACCCGCTTTTTCTGCATCGTCACCCTGGCGGCGGTCTTGCTGGGCACCACGCCCCTGCTGCGGACCGTCAAGGCCATGCAGGCCCTGGGATTGCCCTACGTCATGGCCGACATGGCCTTGCTGGTGGTCCGCTATCTGGAGGTGCTCTCCGCGGATCTGCGCCGAATGCGGATTTCCATGCGCCTGCGCGGCCATGTGGAGCAAAGACGGCCCTGGCGCAACCTGCGCACCTTGGCCTGGTTGACGGGCAGCCTGATCCTGCGCGGATATGAACGTTCCCAGGGCGTGTACAACGCCATGCGCCTGCGGGGGTACGGCCATGCCCCGGTCCGCCCGGACGAATTCACGGCGACCCGGGTCGACCTCCTGGCCCTGGCCGCGGTCTGCGCCGCGGCCGGAATCCTAATCTGGCTTGAACTGACCCTCTAGTTTTCATCCGGAAACGGCCCTTTTTCCTTTTGGCTGCGTCAGTCGTACAATTATTTCGTCAACGTATTGATATACACCTCCTTATAATTGCTTGACTTCCTTGCCAAAAGAAAAAATTGCTCGCTTCCGAAATGAAAACCGGCAGTTTCAGCATCCGGAAACAAATGAGTTTCCGGATGGAAACCCTCTAATTCCACCCCCCGTGCCCCAAACCACGCCCCCCGCCATCGCCCTGAACGACCTGTGCTTCTCCTATCCGGACAAGCCGCATGTGCTCGACCACCTCAATCTGCGCATCGCCCCCGGCGAACGCGTCGGCCTGATCGGTCCCAACGGCGCGGGCAAAACCACCCTGTTCCTGCTCATCAGCGGCATC containing:
- a CDS encoding HesA/MoeB/ThiF family protein encodes the protein MPASLAQRYVRNFSTLSEADQQRLHAAKICQLGLGGLGGTLLEMLVRMGFGHKGRGWIRAADGDVFEASNLNRQLFCLESTIGRPKAEAALERIQAVNSEVDLSTRQALITLKDMPDFIQGADFILDALGDLPTKLALRKAAAEAGLPVISAAVAGWTGFITTQLPGDPDPGIFQGVLGQSDQTEGAEVPLGTLAPCVWLIASLQCREAVALACGHRPLFHGCLHIVDLTDATWERITFP
- a CDS encoding alpha-1,4-glucan--maltose-1-phosphate maltosyltransferase is translated as MHPSNGRRRVIIEQVRPEIEDGQFAAKRVSGEEFTVRADIFTDGHDQIQARLLFRSRGSDQAELADQWTIHPMRPRPNDLWEARVVPERTGEYEYTLEAWIDHYGTLLHGMHRKLDAGQEISVDLLSAALLLRTEAARAKETNHPDQEALLLRTAAELEQISDPLEALNVLDREAVLQAVHACPDQELVTRYPRILTLHVERERALYSTWYELFPRSCSPRPGSHGTLRDVIRLLPEISRMGFDVLYFPPIHPIGRANRKGKNNAVAAKPGEPGSPWAIGAEEGGHTALHPELGSWDDFAELTAQARAHGLEIALDLAFQCAPDHPYVREHPDWFLWRPDGTVQYAENPPKKYQDVLPFHFESTDWEALWRELADVVRFWIAKGVLIFRVDNPHTKPFAFWHWLITTIRADHPDVIFLAEAFTRPKIMARLGKLGFSQSYTYFTWRNTKAELTEYMTELTRTELRDCFRPNFWPNTPDILPEYLQYGGRPAFMIRLILAATLSSSYGIYGPAFELCVAEALPGREEYLDSEKFECRRWNWDQPGNLKELIARVNRIRRDHPALRHMDNLRFVPVNNENIICYLKSTADETDTLLIAVVLDPFQPQTGQLDLPLEELGLTEGRPFLLQDELSGERFIWHNRYPTLELNPHTLPARILTLKRTMKREHDFDYFL
- a CDS encoding KamA family radical SAM protein, which codes for MTQPKNVTDIAELSGLSPEERERLHPVMDRFDFLSNEYYLSLIDWSDPDDPIRKVIVPCVEEMEEWGHLDPSNESKYSVMQGVQHKYESTAVFLASDACGGYCRFCFRKRLFIHPEQREFLTDVDAALDYVRGRPEINNVLITGGDGLMLPTARLERIVSGLRGIDHVRIIRVGTKLMAYNPYRVLHDPELIRLVERYSLPDRRMYFMLHFNHPREITEQSIAACDMLLKAGAVLCNQTPMLRGVNDTPEVLGELFNKLSFIGVPPYYVFLCRPTVGNLPFAVPVEQAHNIFLGAKSMCSGLAKRARLTMSHATGKIEVLASTTDHMVFRYHRAATPEQSAEVVICKKNPEAYWFDDYQEIMEVVSLGDA
- the cbiM gene encoding cobalt transporter CbiM; this translates as MHIPDGILPLPVTLGGYAASMTICWLCIRAINKRENPRADIPKAALLTAAFFTASLIHIPIPPASVHLVLNGLLGALLGVFAFPAILIGLFLQAVMFGHGGLTTLGVNGVILGLPALAAAGVFHCRSRGVADPPSPRRTTVFGFLAGFTGIAFSVPLFALILLTSLPAHLSAAAERSAILALGLAHVPLAVLEGLLTGLLAGFLLRVHPVILDGV
- the cbiQ gene encoding cobalt ECF transporter T component CbiQ, whose amino-acid sequence is MIAPSISVSPDSPFVHRWDPRLKLIGLLLLAFTFSFVSNLRVLPVMIALTLTVVAVSRYPLDLLLRRLRYPSLVILCLIILLPLISGFTPLVEWGGLTVTREGLQAALLVATRFFCIVTLAAVLLGTTPLLRTVKAMQALGLPYVMADMALLVVRYLEVLSADLRRMRISMRLRGHVEQRRPWRNLRTLAWLTGSLILRGYERSQGVYNAMRLRGYGHAPVRPDEFTATRVDLLALAAVCAAAGILIWLELTL